AACTACAACTAATAGTAAGCATCTACTCAAGTTAACATTTGTGAAAAACAGTATTACCTTTCTTGGAAGTGCTTGTGGTTGTCTTGGTAGTGCTTGTCTTGGCTTTTTCTTTGGAGATTGAAGGCTCTAAAACCATAATATATCCACAGTTAGAATATATGTTAATTCATCAAATTGAATATCTGGATCTAAGTTCTTTTTACCTTTCTTCGTAGGAGTTATTTGGTCCTTTTCCACAGGCCCTGAAACAATGAAAAACGAAATATACTCATCATTCAAAATACACTATTCATACAACTCAGTGTTGCAACTAAATCTATTCGTTACCTTTCTTGGCAGCTGTTGTTTTAGCTTTATCTTTGGAAACAACAACCTCTGAAACAAAGAACGCAGACCAAAAAATTACATTCACCCACTGAACAACTCTAAAAGGAAAACCTATTATAACATGTCTGGAAATAAATCCACTCAAAACACAGTCAAATTATTCACACCTCTTTTCTCTGCCGCTTTTGTTTTCTCTTTTGCTGATGGAAAACGTTTTGATTAAATTATTATCCAGTAAATTACATGCAAGATCAAAACAATGAAAGACGATATACTTGTTTGTATAATATTTCTAATGGCAGGTTTCTGCCCCACACACCGTTACGACGGATACATTTTACCTGTCTCGGGTTCTTTAGATAGCTTCTCCTCTGTCACT
This DNA window, taken from Oncorhynchus nerka isolate Pitt River unplaced genomic scaffold, Oner_Uvic_2.0 unplaced_scaffold_9354, whole genome shotgun sequence, encodes the following:
- the LOC135565957 gene encoding FK506-binding protein 4-like produces the protein MRKGNHTNVVVPMVKAMARVVTIRPIPTTKVTEEKLSKEPETAKEKTKAAEKREVVVSKDKAKTTAAKKGPVEKDQITPTKKEPSISKEKAKTSTTKTTTSTSKKEAVGSKENTKPTTMKK